Proteins encoded together in one Anaerococcus murdochii window:
- a CDS encoding pyridoxamine 5'-phosphate oxidase family protein — protein sequence MFRKIRKVKNELSPERTGEVLHKAARGVLSLHGDDGYPYGLPLNYVYDEENQALYFHGTKTGYKIDCIKKDPKACFTAILEEGISEDGWSKNTASVVAYGLVEEIEDQEFAREAMINLAKKYYPNMELVDENMAAGFKNTKMLAFHIAYMTGKKVNER from the coding sequence ATGTTTAGAAAAATTAGAAAAGTAAAAAATGAATTGAGTCCAGAAAGAACAGGGGAAGTCCTTCATAAGGCTGCAAGGGGAGTCCTTTCTCTCCATGGAGATGACGGTTATCCTTATGGTTTGCCTTTAAATTACGTCTATGATGAGGAAAACCAGGCACTTTATTTTCACGGCACCAAGACTGGTTACAAGATTGACTGTATTAAAAAAGATCCTAAGGCTTGTTTTACTGCCATCCTAGAAGAAGGGATTTCAGAAGACGGCTGGTCAAAAAACACAGCATCAGTCGTAGCCTACGGCCTAGTTGAAGAAATAGAAGACCAAGAATTTGCCAGAGAAGCAATGATAAACTTAGCCAAAAAATATTACCCAAATATGGAATTAGTCGATGAAAATATGGCGGCTGGCTTTAAAAATACAAAGATGTTGGCTTTTCACATTGCCTATATGACTGGAAAAAAAGTGAACGAAAGATAG
- the pepF gene encoding oligoendopeptidase F: MKKRCDVDPKETWAIEDLYTSDEAFYADLEKLAGMADAFKEKYSVLETSEDVYNSLEAYSDIISLTDGLGTFSGISKETDATDDAMAKRDAKFGSEVSKIFAKLSFYDSALVKVDGKILDEVIENHPDYAYYLKRVKETAKYLLDEKTEAALAALAPTFDAPYTNYNDMRYGDMKFENIDHNGEEVVLNHNTFEEYLEGETDTELRRRAFADYHKVLGAYQNADASVYNNLIQNEKIMADLRGYESVFHYLLARQDVDFDVYENHIDIIMEKLAPIMRKYANIIKNHYGLDKMTYADLKLAIDPEYEPQVSIEEARDYIVDGLSPLGEEYIGYMKKAFEDRWIDYSQNIGKRTGAFCSSPYPSHPFIMTTYNNSMSQVMTLAHELGHAGQGILSNANQNALSCDMSMYFVEAPSTANEITMERYLLKNAKDDREKLWVLSTMIGKTYYHNFVTHYLEAAFQREVYRRVEKGESLSAADFNAIFKEKLEKFWGDSVILNEGSELTWMRQPHYYMGLYSFTYQAGLTIGTAISEKIVHGTEEDRKQWLEVLKLGGSMGPIDLAKAAGVDMTTTKPIEDAIDFIGQIVDEIDGLLKKLNMYK, from the coding sequence ATGAAAAAAAGATGTGATGTTGACCCTAAGGAAACTTGGGCCATCGAAGACCTTTACACTTCTGATGAAGCTTTTTATGCTGATCTTGAAAAATTAGCTGGAATGGCTGATGCTTTTAAGGAAAAATATTCAGTTCTTGAGACTAGCGAGGATGTTTATAATTCTCTTGAGGCTTATTCTGATATAATTTCCCTTACAGACGGTCTTGGTACTTTTTCTGGAATTTCTAAGGAAACAGATGCCACAGACGATGCTATGGCAAAAAGAGATGCCAAATTTGGAAGCGAAGTTTCTAAGATTTTTGCAAAACTTTCTTTCTATGATTCTGCCCTTGTCAAAGTTGACGGCAAAATCTTGGATGAAGTTATAGAAAATCATCCAGACTACGCTTATTACCTAAAAAGAGTAAAGGAAACTGCCAAATATCTCTTAGATGAGAAAACAGAAGCAGCCCTTGCTGCCCTTGCCCCAACCTTTGATGCTCCATATACAAATTACAACGACATGAGATATGGGGATATGAAGTTTGAAAACATCGACCACAATGGCGAGGAGGTCGTCCTTAACCACAACACTTTCGAAGAATACCTCGAAGGCGAAACCGACACAGAATTAAGAAGAAGGGCCTTTGCTGATTATCACAAGGTTTTAGGAGCTTACCAAAACGCTGACGCTTCAGTTTATAACAACCTTATCCAAAACGAAAAGATAATGGCAGACCTTCGTGGCTATGAATCAGTATTTCACTATCTTCTAGCCCGCCAAGACGTGGACTTTGATGTTTACGAAAACCATATTGACATAATTATGGAAAAACTTGCTCCAATTATGAGAAAATATGCAAATATTATCAAAAACCACTACGGCCTAGACAAGATGACCTATGCAGATTTAAAACTTGCCATAGACCCAGAATATGAACCACAAGTTTCTATAGAAGAAGCGAGAGACTATATAGTTGACGGCCTTTCACCACTTGGCGAAGAATATATCGGCTACATGAAAAAGGCCTTTGAAGATAGGTGGATAGATTATTCTCAAAATATCGGCAAGAGAACAGGTGCTTTCTGCTCATCTCCTTACCCATCCCACCCATTTATCATGACCACTTATAACAACTCAATGAGCCAAGTTATGACCCTTGCCCACGAACTAGGCCACGCCGGCCAAGGAATCCTTTCAAATGCCAACCAAAACGCCCTATCATGCGATATGTCCATGTACTTCGTCGAAGCTCCATCAACAGCCAACGAAATCACCATGGAAAGATATCTCCTTAAAAATGCAAAAGACGACAGGGAAAAACTTTGGGTCCTATCAACCATGATTGGCAAGACCTACTACCACAACTTCGTAACCCACTACCTCGAAGCAGCCTTCCAAAGAGAAGTTTATAGACGTGTAGAAAAGGGCGAAAGCCTCTCAGCTGCAGACTTTAACGCTATTTTCAAAGAAAAACTAGAAAAATTCTGGGGCGATTCTGTAATCTTAAATGAGGGATCAGAACTCACCTGGATGAGACAACCACACTACTACATGGGACTTTATTCCTTCACCTACCAAGCAGGCCTAACAATCGGCACAGCCATCTCAGAAAAAATAGTCCATGGCACTGAAGAAGACAGAAAACAATGGCTAGAAGTCCTAAAACTAGGCGGATCTATGGGACCAATAGATTTAGCCAAAGCCGCTGGTGTCGACATGACAACAACAAAACCAATAGAAGACGCAATAGACTTTATCGGCCAAATCGTTGATGAAATTGATGGGCTTTTGAAAAAACTAAATATGTATAAGTAA
- a CDS encoding LURP-one-related/scramblase family protein, which yields MVSRKLIKEDKMKRYIFKEKFFKITDKYWIKDEDGRDCFYLDQDFTFMGYRAAVYGPDRQRLFRIEKKILSLLPKFFVNFEDGSEMVINQRFTLLRKSIDVDTDFGTINLKGSIWDYNFLISLDGQKIGEVNRKFLSLTDQYALTVYDEDYTLAMIALVICLNKIQDDEEGAAAATASGGGQ from the coding sequence ATGGTAAGTAGAAAATTAATAAAGGAAGATAAAATGAAAAGATATATTTTTAAGGAAAAATTCTTTAAAATCACAGATAAGTATTGGATAAAGGACGAAGATGGAAGAGATTGTTTTTATCTCGACCAAGATTTCACCTTTATGGGCTACAGGGCAGCGGTCTATGGACCTGATAGACAAAGGCTTTTTAGAATCGAAAAGAAAATCCTATCTCTTTTGCCAAAGTTTTTTGTAAACTTTGAAGACGGGTCAGAAATGGTTATAAATCAGAGATTTACCCTGCTTAGAAAGTCTATTGATGTGGACACCGATTTTGGGACAATAAATCTTAAGGGATCCATTTGGGACTATAATTTTCTAATAAGTCTTGATGGGCAAAAGATTGGTGAGGTTAACAGGAAATTTCTTTCACTTACCGACCAATACGCCCTTACAGTTTATGACGAGGACTACACCCTAGCCATGATAGCCCTCGTAATTTGCCTAAATAAAATCCAAGACGACGAGGAAGGCGCCGCAGCTGCGACTGCCTCAGGAGGAGGACAATAA
- a CDS encoding G5 domain-containing protein yields the protein MNKKQNLLAIALSASFVLAGANVAEANEQAQTQTENVSLPNDGQGITETISENKVTTPPPSEGNTDSPAEDEIQDEKATEETSKDDQAARPQVEAINTNKEDTPAEADILKTSGEKQTEALKAGEISTNEPNYTDEEKNIKDYSDSERYKETDLTPGSTIVENVVTDKGVAKDGFKFDTLNPSPTSPSKTEYGYVISIDKKTGQRTYTKIVVTDSGLVPVKAGDKPMMGEGEKLTPDSPDVTYKPDEDGDISGKRQKLYNYEASEETLKHINSKDNDTTVIGMKDNYTKDNPQKKYFDESFAITYKVNPWPNENDKLQLMKLNGEYNEKVFVKGQDINTGVKVDNIDANAKDRLVGQVYNPITGAVVPGARAYIADDGSIHIQMPEGALKKNADGKYVVNEDSIFNTKDYKGIQNLDVKFFARPRTAGEFKTIAETPGKNGETGTYVGTGAGSETINHKGTDVTIDKQGIDRYDHYNLIGKLKLNLDDTRYYDQDFKDQEGNKLDEHTSTKVFPGEDFSVEIKEPAETGGTQKTGAEMDGAYSRGEASGKLKGEFLDIANKQIADDLGVDYKEFITSDDYADKRWTVVGKSDNISKFTIRAPKQAKAGDFLALPVEYTYTNGSTDTHWFHFVVQETNNNRPEYLAEVGPQGNTLVNKPIITKSEEDLKKNQPESYELIGDTFKDNKGNVWKVSIDQTTGTVTATLPAKLPDGKEINGGEKLTVPVKVKYTDQTTGKEKTEEIKAQFIATKQHKTLTNETTTSPIPFETEVEYDESLPEGYFKETQAGQKGELKITFVQDTLNGKKGIFQQDGTFKEGESKIVVETVKEPTKRIIKIGTKPASTKVEIPFDTEYEVDNNLEAGKTELVNDGEKGEVTITTTRNEDGTITVNKNVTKEAKNKKIKIGTKTQGQIVDTDKIPFGYKVEFDPDFYKNYPDATENYKIVTPGKEGENTKTWTIVNSEKVGDPKIDKTEPVDAVIKVGQKDYTGTVTNTVTKEVPYKVIIKENPELEAGKSNVKQKGVAGSKTFEYSGEIFNGELKEGTQFTEKEVADKYVAPQEEIIEIGTKPANNEKTYEREVGVEVEYVYDNTKPKGYRNIEALVPGKVITKVVNEYNPETGKIETTEKIEVIPGKRKVTFGTKDFTGEYEEVVKNIDPYETEIVFDNTLKAGEKAIDQPGENGETVTKTKKHLVNGVVESSDDPVSEQTKKVKNQIIRVGTMTDGKHSYTEKLPYKYEIEYDSNLKAGEYVIDVEGKEGSKTTEWTIKNSEVVEGSASVTNEEKPVNAKIRVGKKDFTGNVSHEVTEEIPYDVKIVEDPTMIAGTSEVVTKGKTGSKTTKYTQAVKNGEADGKLQSEVTSTTDPTQQVIKVGTKPAENNKDYDKDVNVKVEYVYDKNLDKGVVKVGELTKGKVEIKTVNKYDPKTGEVTTTEEEKVTEATQKIIVGTKDFTGTYKYEKTCPLPFEVVIKEDPNLAKGEKVVDQKGQAGSKTTYYEQDIKNGQPNGDPKQLNEKINSQPKNHIVRIGTKVAESSTVKTVDREIPFETKYIYDDTMDAGSEKVESEGRVGKEKVTITTKITDGTGETSEETTTITEKEDRKVKIGTKPVVKTEAIPFDTSYTHNPDLKAGETKKISDGTPGTVTIITFFNKETGKLETKVTRTEATPAKYEYGSKTEGKVTVETDIPYEVEFVPDDTMAAGETKVTQEGELGKKETTITIENSKEVENSRTEKITKNPVKKIVKIGTLCKAPTPNPGDKDNPSKPGGDKPNPNKPGIPEETPDEPSTPEETPEKPEKPGDEKPNEDKPSEPGTPGKPGETPAEPGKTPDKETPKTPEGPIENPSEDGKVREENKENVSDEMSKKTKEQAVLGNAKSTNPKTGIGSVAPIFTSMGISIAGLLATKKKKKEDE from the coding sequence ATGAACAAGAAACAAAATCTCCTTGCCATAGCCCTATCCGCATCCTTTGTCCTAGCAGGAGCAAATGTAGCTGAGGCTAATGAGCAAGCACAGACTCAAACTGAAAATGTAAGCCTACCAAACGACGGTCAAGGGATTACTGAGACAATTTCTGAGAATAAAGTAACAACCCCTCCTCCAAGTGAAGGAAATACTGATTCTCCTGCAGAAGACGAAATCCAAGATGAAAAAGCCACAGAGGAAACTAGCAAAGACGACCAAGCAGCTAGACCTCAAGTAGAGGCTATAAATACAAATAAAGAGGATACCCCAGCTGAAGCCGACATTCTTAAAACATCAGGAGAAAAGCAAACAGAGGCTCTAAAGGCGGGAGAAATTTCAACTAATGAGCCAAACTATACTGATGAAGAAAAGAACATCAAAGACTATAGTGACAGCGAACGTTATAAGGAAACTGACCTTACACCAGGATCTACAATAGTCGAAAATGTTGTTACCGATAAGGGAGTAGCAAAAGACGGTTTCAAATTTGATACCTTAAACCCATCACCAACTTCCCCAAGCAAGACGGAATATGGTTATGTAATTTCTATCGATAAGAAAACCGGCCAAAGAACCTATACTAAAATTGTTGTAACAGATTCCGGCCTTGTTCCTGTAAAGGCAGGGGATAAGCCAATGATGGGAGAGGGAGAAAAACTTACTCCTGATTCTCCTGATGTTACTTACAAGCCAGATGAAGATGGTGATATATCAGGAAAAAGACAAAAATTATATAACTACGAAGCAAGTGAAGAAACCCTAAAGCATATCAACAGCAAGGACAATGACACCACTGTTATTGGTATGAAGGATAACTACACTAAAGATAATCCGCAAAAAAAGTATTTCGACGAAAGCTTCGCCATAACCTACAAGGTCAACCCATGGCCAAATGAAAATGACAAGCTTCAATTAATGAAGCTAAATGGCGAATACAATGAAAAAGTATTTGTCAAGGGCCAAGACATCAATACCGGTGTTAAGGTAGACAATATTGACGCAAACGCCAAGGATCGACTGGTAGGTCAAGTCTATAACCCGATTACAGGTGCTGTTGTACCGGGAGCAAGGGCCTATATAGCTGATGATGGCAGCATCCATATCCAAATGCCGGAAGGTGCCCTTAAGAAAAATGCAGATGGTAAGTATGTAGTAAATGAAGATTCAATTTTTAACACAAAAGACTACAAAGGCATTCAAAACCTGGATGTTAAATTCTTTGCTAGACCAAGAACTGCTGGAGAATTTAAAACCATAGCTGAAACACCGGGCAAAAATGGTGAAACAGGTACCTATGTAGGGACAGGCGCAGGATCAGAAACCATCAACCACAAAGGAACCGATGTAACCATAGATAAGCAAGGCATCGACCGCTACGACCACTACAACTTAATCGGTAAGCTTAAGCTAAACCTTGATGACACACGCTACTATGATCAAGACTTTAAAGATCAAGAGGGTAATAAACTTGATGAACATACTTCTACAAAGGTGTTTCCCGGTGAAGACTTTAGTGTCGAGATAAAAGAACCGGCAGAAACTGGTGGAACTCAAAAAACTGGTGCAGAGATGGACGGCGCTTATAGTCGTGGAGAAGCATCAGGCAAACTAAAAGGAGAATTTCTTGATATAGCCAACAAACAAATAGCTGATGATTTGGGAGTTGATTATAAGGAATTTATCACAAGCGACGATTACGCAGACAAGCGTTGGACGGTTGTTGGTAAGTCTGACAATATTTCCAAGTTTACAATAAGAGCTCCAAAACAAGCCAAGGCCGGTGATTTCTTAGCCCTACCTGTTGAATACACTTACACAAATGGATCTACAGACACCCACTGGTTCCACTTTGTTGTCCAAGAAACAAACAACAATAGACCGGAATACCTGGCAGAGGTAGGACCACAAGGAAATACCTTAGTCAATAAGCCAATCATTACAAAAAGCGAAGAGGACTTAAAGAAAAACCAACCAGAGTCCTACGAGCTGATTGGTGATACCTTTAAGGATAACAAGGGCAATGTTTGGAAGGTATCTATTGACCAAACAACAGGTACTGTAACAGCAACTCTTCCGGCAAAGCTTCCTGATGGTAAGGAAATCAATGGTGGCGAAAAACTGACTGTTCCTGTTAAAGTAAAATATACTGACCAAACGACAGGGAAAGAAAAAACTGAAGAAATCAAAGCTCAATTTATTGCCACAAAGCAACACAAGACTTTAACCAATGAAACGACAACTTCGCCAATACCTTTTGAAACAGAAGTCGAATATGATGAAAGTCTGCCGGAAGGCTACTTCAAAGAAACACAAGCTGGTCAAAAGGGAGAACTAAAGATAACTTTCGTCCAAGATACCCTAAATGGCAAAAAAGGTATTTTCCAACAAGATGGAACTTTTAAAGAAGGCGAAAGCAAAATTGTAGTTGAAACGGTAAAAGAACCTACAAAAAGAATCATAAAAATTGGTACAAAGCCGGCTTCAACTAAAGTAGAAATCCCATTTGATACAGAATATGAAGTTGATAACAACCTAGAAGCAGGAAAAACCGAACTTGTAAATGATGGTGAAAAAGGCGAAGTGACCATTACCACAACAAGAAATGAAGACGGAACAATTACTGTAAATAAAAATGTTACTAAAGAGGCTAAGAATAAAAAGATCAAAATCGGTACCAAGACTCAAGGTCAAATCGTCGATACAGACAAGATTCCATTTGGATACAAGGTAGAATTCGACCCTGACTTCTACAAAAACTATCCGGATGCAACAGAAAACTACAAGATTGTTACACCCGGTAAAGAAGGAGAAAATACAAAGACTTGGACTATTGTCAATTCAGAAAAAGTTGGCGATCCAAAAATTGATAAAACTGAACCAGTAGACGCTGTAATTAAAGTTGGTCAAAAAGACTACACAGGAACTGTGACAAACACAGTGACTAAAGAAGTGCCATATAAAGTTATAATTAAAGAAAATCCAGAACTTGAAGCAGGCAAATCCAATGTTAAGCAAAAAGGCGTTGCAGGTTCTAAGACCTTTGAATATAGTGGAGAAATCTTTAATGGTGAGTTAAAAGAAGGTACACAATTTACAGAAAAAGAAGTAGCTGACAAATACGTTGCTCCACAAGAAGAAATTATAGAAATAGGTACAAAACCGGCAAATAACGAGAAGACCTATGAACGTGAAGTTGGTGTTGAAGTAGAATATGTTTACGACAATACAAAACCAAAAGGCTATCGTAACATTGAAGCTTTGGTACCGGGCAAGGTTATAACAAAAGTTGTTAATGAATATAATCCTGAAACAGGAAAAATTGAAACTACTGAAAAGATTGAAGTAATTCCAGGAAAGAGAAAGGTAACCTTTGGAACTAAAGACTTTACCGGAGAATATGAAGAAGTAGTTAAGAATATCGATCCTTATGAAACAGAAATAGTTTTTGATAATACTCTTAAAGCTGGAGAAAAAGCAATTGATCAACCTGGAGAAAATGGTGAAACAGTTACTAAAACCAAGAAACATTTAGTGAATGGAGTAGTTGAAAGTAGCGATGATCCGGTTTCTGAACAAACCAAAAAAGTTAAAAACCAAATTATAAGAGTAGGTACTATGACAGATGGTAAACACTCTTATACAGAAAAACTTCCGTATAAGTATGAAATCGAATACGATTCTAACTTAAAGGCTGGAGAATATGTCATTGATGTAGAAGGAAAAGAAGGCTCAAAAACAACTGAATGGACTATAAAAAATTCAGAAGTAGTTGAAGGTTCTGCAAGTGTAACTAATGAAGAAAAGCCCGTTAATGCAAAAATAAGAGTTGGAAAGAAAGACTTTACAGGAAATGTTAGCCACGAAGTGACAGAGGAAATTCCTTATGATGTAAAAATCGTTGAAGATCCAACTATGATAGCCGGCACAAGCGAAGTAGTTACAAAAGGAAAAACCGGATCCAAGACAACAAAATACACTCAAGCAGTTAAAAACGGCGAAGCTGATGGTAAGCTTCAATCTGAAGTAACATCAACAACAGATCCTACTCAACAAGTAATTAAAGTTGGTACAAAACCGGCTGAAAATAATAAAGACTATGACAAAGATGTAAATGTTAAAGTTGAATATGTTTACGACAAAAATTTAGACAAGGGTGTAGTCAAGGTTGGCGAACTAACTAAGGGCAAGGTAGAAATAAAGACTGTCAACAAATACGATCCAAAGACAGGGGAAGTGACAACTACTGAAGAAGAAAAAGTCACAGAAGCTACCCAAAAGATTATTGTAGGTACCAAAGACTTTACAGGAACTTACAAGTATGAAAAAACTTGTCCACTTCCATTTGAAGTAGTCATCAAAGAAGATCCAAATCTTGCTAAAGGTGAAAAAGTAGTTGATCAAAAAGGCCAAGCTGGATCTAAGACAACTTATTATGAACAAGATATTAAGAACGGTCAGCCAAATGGAGATCCAAAGCAACTAAACGAAAAAATAAACTCTCAACCTAAAAACCATATTGTTCGTATAGGTACCAAAGTTGCGGAAAGCTCAACAGTAAAAACCGTAGATAGAGAAATACCTTTTGAAACTAAATATATCTATGACGATACTATGGATGCAGGAAGTGAAAAAGTAGAAAGCGAAGGCAGAGTCGGTAAAGAAAAAGTAACTATTACTACAAAAATTACTGACGGTACTGGAGAAACTTCTGAAGAAACTACAACTATCACTGAAAAAGAGGATAGAAAAGTTAAAATTGGTACAAAACCAGTTGTTAAGACAGAAGCTATTCCATTTGACACATCTTACACTCACAATCCAGATTTAAAGGCCGGAGAAACTAAGAAAATTTCTGACGGAACTCCAGGAACAGTAACTATTATAACCTTCTTCAACAAGGAAACAGGAAAGCTTGAAACAAAGGTTACTAGAACTGAAGCAACTCCTGCTAAGTATGAGTATGGTTCTAAGACTGAAGGAAAAGTAACTGTTGAAACTGATATTCCTTATGAAGTTGAATTTGTTCCTGACGATACTATGGCAGCTGGAGAAACAAAGGTTACTCAAGAAGGAGAGCTTGGTAAGAAGGAAACTACTATTACTATAGAAAATAGCAAGGAAGTGGAAAACTCAAGAACAGAAAAAATAACAAAAAATCCTGTTAAGAAGATTGTTAAAATCGGTACCCTATGCAAGGCTCCAACTCCAAACCCAGGAGATAAGGACAATCCAAGTAAACCAGGTGGAGATAAACCTAATCCAAATAAACCAGGAATACCAGAAGAAACACCAGATGAGCCAAGTACTCCAGAGGAAACTCCAGAAAAACCTGAAAAACCAGGCGATGAAAAACCAAACGAGGATAAGCCAAGCGAGCCAGGTACACCAGGAAAACCAGGTGAGACTCCGGCTGAGCCAGGAAAAACACCAGACAAGGAAACTCCGAAGACACCAGAAGGTCCAATAGAAAATCCTAGTGAGGATGGAAAAGTTAGAGAAGAGAACAAAGAAAATGTCTCTGATGAGATGTCTAAGAAAACAAAAGAACAAGCAGTTTTAGGAAATGCCAAATCAACCAATCCAAAGACCGGTATAGGATCAGTTGCTCCTATATTCACAAGCATGGGCATTTCTATAGCGGGACTTCTTGCAACAAAGAAAAAGAAAAAAGAAGATGAATAA
- a CDS encoding M42 family metallopeptidase, producing the protein MEISTITKYIENLVNTPSPTGFTKLAEKYLMDEFRKLGYAPYQNNKGNVIVPINEMEGDNGLLLSAHIDTLGLMVRSIKANGALRVTTLGGFPLNFVEFENVKIHTRDGKEYTGVVRLNNPAVHGSSDPREAKRDDTTMEVVIDAITHSKEETEKLGIGNGDFISLDPRFRIDNGFVKSRHLDDKASAGVLLALAKEIKDKNIKINRPLYMMFTIYEEVGHGAASGHPAGIRDMVAVDMGVVHDDLTCDELKLSICAKDSSGPYNYDLTNDLVAIAKDLNLDYGLDIYPFYGSDASAAVSSDYDYRHALVGCGVAASHGYERTHEKAIKSLFDLLVNLVGK; encoded by the coding sequence ATGGAAATCTCTACAATTACTAAATATATAGAAAATCTTGTAAATACCCCATCACCAACAGGTTTTACTAAGCTTGCTGAAAAATATTTGATGGATGAATTTAGAAAATTAGGCTATGCACCATACCAAAATAACAAGGGCAATGTTATTGTCCCAATTAACGAAATGGAGGGCGATAATGGTCTATTACTATCTGCCCACATTGATACCTTGGGTCTTATGGTAAGGTCAATTAAGGCCAACGGAGCCCTCAGGGTTACCACACTCGGTGGTTTCCCACTAAATTTTGTAGAATTTGAAAATGTCAAAATCCACACCAGAGATGGCAAAGAATATACAGGTGTGGTTAGGCTAAATAACCCGGCTGTTCACGGATCATCTGACCCAAGAGAAGCCAAACGTGATGATACAACCATGGAAGTCGTAATCGACGCTATAACCCATTCAAAAGAAGAAACCGAAAAGCTTGGCATAGGAAACGGCGATTTTATTTCCCTTGACCCAAGATTTAGGATAGACAACGGCTTTGTCAAAAGTCGCCACCTTGATGATAAGGCATCCGCAGGAGTCCTTCTTGCACTAGCCAAGGAGATCAAGGATAAAAATATAAAGATAAATCGTCCACTTTATATGATGTTTACAATCTACGAAGAAGTAGGCCATGGGGCTGCATCCGGCCATCCAGCAGGCATAAGAGATATGGTAGCAGTAGACATGGGAGTAGTTCACGATGATCTTACTTGCGATGAACTAAAATTATCAATCTGCGCCAAAGACTCATCTGGCCCATACAACTACGACTTAACAAACGACCTAGTTGCCATAGCCAAGGACCTTAACCTAGACTACGGACTCGATATCTACCCATTCTACGGATCAGACGCCTCAGCCGCAGTATCAAGCGACTACGACTACAGACACGCCCTAGTAGGATGTGGAGTTGCTGCAAGTCATGGCTATGAGAGGACTCACGAAAAGGCAATCAAATCACTTTTTGATTTGTTGGTAAACCTTGTGGGTAAATAA
- the nagB gene encoding glucosamine-6-phosphate deaminase yields MKVIVCKDYEDMSKKASEFVINYMMEKPQIKFGFATGSSPIGLYKNLIAAQKDGEISFKYAKSVNLDEYVGIDPSNDQSYSYFMHKNLFDHVAIKKENIHLPSAPEADEKYAEKYRKELEEFGQRDIQILGLGVNGHIAFNEPAEKLNKYASIVELDQSTIEANSRFFENEEDVPKYALSMGLAEIFDAKTIIVLANGKNKHEAVKRLLNDEKITTDLPCGLLNLHPNVYLFVDEEAYNG; encoded by the coding sequence ATGAAAGTAATAGTATGCAAAGATTATGAAGATATGAGCAAAAAAGCCAGTGAGTTTGTAATAAATTACATGATGGAAAAACCACAAATAAAGTTTGGTTTTGCAACAGGTTCAAGCCCAATAGGTCTATATAAAAACCTTATTGCTGCTCAAAAAGATGGGGAAATTTCTTTTAAATATGCAAAAAGTGTGAATTTGGATGAATACGTAGGCATAGATCCATCAAACGACCAATCTTATTCATATTTCATGCACAAAAACCTCTTTGATCACGTAGCTATCAAGAAGGAAAACATCCACCTACCATCTGCACCAGAAGCAGACGAAAAATACGCCGAAAAATACAGAAAAGAACTAGAAGAATTTGGCCAAAGAGACATCCAAATCTTGGGTCTTGGAGTAAACGGCCACATAGCTTTCAATGAACCAGCAGAAAAGCTTAATAAATACGCATCTATCGTTGAACTAGACCAATCAACCATAGAAGCCAACTCAAGATTTTTCGAAAATGAAGAAGACGTGCCAAAATACGCCCTATCAATGGGACTTGCAGAAATTTTCGACGCAAAAACAATAATAGTCCTAGCCAACGGCAAAAATAAACATGAGGCAGTAAAAAGACTTTTAAACGATGAAAAAATCACAACCGACCTCCCTTGTGGACTTTTAAATTTACACCCAAATGTGTATTTGTTTGTAGATGAAGAAGCTTACAATGGCTAG
- the rbr gene encoding rubrerythrin has protein sequence MAELKGTKTAQNLITSFVGESQANMRYTYAAKTAEKEGYRQIAEIFRETARNEREHAARFYKFLREEFKLETIELTEGYTAWPVIWHDTLTNLQGAIDGENEECEDMYPAFADVAEEEGFDEIARAFRNIAKAEGAHRDRYQKLHDNVENGTVFEKEESVIWKCGNCGFLYEGKKAPKICPACHHPQEWFEVAAFNY, from the coding sequence ATGGCAGAACTAAAGGGAACAAAAACAGCACAAAACTTAATCACATCTTTTGTTGGTGAATCACAAGCAAACATGAGATATACATATGCTGCAAAAACTGCAGAAAAAGAAGGTTATAGACAAATCGCTGAAATTTTCAGAGAAACAGCTAGAAACGAAAGAGAGCACGCAGCAAGATTCTATAAATTCCTAAGAGAAGAATTCAAACTTGAAACAATCGAACTTACAGAAGGTTATACAGCTTGGCCAGTAATTTGGCATGACACATTAACAAACCTTCAAGGCGCTATCGATGGTGAAAACGAAGAATGTGAAGATATGTATCCAGCATTTGCAGACGTAGCAGAAGAAGAAGGCTTTGACGAAATCGCTAGAGCATTCAGAAACATCGCTAAGGCTGAAGGTGCACATAGAGATAGGTATCAAAAACTACACGATAACGTAGAAAACGGCACAGTATTCGAAAAAGAAGAATCAGTAATCTGGAAATGTGGAAACTGTGGTTTCTTATATGAAGGCAAAAAAGCTCCAAAGATCTGCCCAGCATGCCACCACCCACAAGAATGGTTCGAAGTAGCAGCATTTAACTATTAA